The following coding sequences lie in one Lacerta agilis isolate rLacAgi1 chromosome 4, rLacAgi1.pri, whole genome shotgun sequence genomic window:
- the VPS26C gene encoding LOW QUALITY PROTEIN: vacuolar protein sorting-associated protein 26C (The sequence of the model RefSeq protein was modified relative to this genomic sequence to represent the inferred CDS: inserted 3 bases in 3 codons), translated as MGTALDIKIKRANKLYHCGEVLTGVVVITSXDAVQHQGISLTMEGSVNLQLSAKSVGVFEAFCNSAYQLINSTVEMVKPGKLPSGKPEIPXEFPLQVKGNKVLYETYHGVFVNIQVREYTLRCDMRRSLLAKDLTXTCEFIVHSPPQKGKPTPSPVDFTITPETLQNVKERALLPKFLIRGHLNSTNCIITQPLTGELVVVNSDAAVKSIELQLVRVETCGCAEGYARDATEIQNIQIADGDVCRNLPIPIYMVFPRLFTCPTLETTNFKVEFEVNVVVLLHDDHLITENFPLKLCRL; from the exons ATGGGCACCGCGCTGGATATCAAGATCAAGCGGGCGAACAAGCTGTACCATTGTGGG GAAGTTCTCACTGGAGTGGTGGTCATAACAA AGGATGCAGTCCAGCACCAGGGTATCTCCTTAacaatggaaggatctgtcaaccTGCAGCTGAGTGCCAAAAGTGTTGGTGTGTTTGAAGCCTTCTGCAATTCTG CCTATCAGCTTATTAACAGTACTGTAGAAATGGTAAAACCTGGAAAACTGCCCAGTGGTAAACCAGAAATTC TTGAGTTTCCACTGCAAGTGAAGGGGAACAAAGTTCTCTATGAAACCTACCATGGAGTTTTTGTCAACATTCAGGTAAGAGA ATATACCCTTCGATGTGACATGCGGCGCTCTCTCCTGGCTAAGGATTTGA AGACTTGTGAATTTATTGTCCATTCGCCA CCTCAGAAAGGTAAACCAACCCCAAGCCCAGTGGACTTTACTATTACTCCTGAAACTCTACAGAATGTGAAAGAG AGGGCATTGCTCCCAAAGTTTCTCATAAGAGGCCATCTCAACTCTACAAACTGCATCATAACGCAACCCCTCACAGGGGAGCTTGTGGTGGTCAACTCGGATGCTGCGGTTAAGAGTATTGAACTCCAGTTGGTTCGAGTGGAAACCTGTG GCTGTGCTGAAGGTTATGCTAGAGATGCCACTGAGATTCAGAATATTCAGATTGCTGACGGAGATGTCTGCAGAAATCTTCCTATTCCGATCTACATGGTATTCCCCAGACTGTTCACCTGCCCCACCCTGGAAACCACAAACTTCAAAGTTG AATTTGAAGTTAATGTCGTCGTCCTCTTGCATGATGATCACCTCATCACAGAGAACTTTCCGCTGAAGCTCTGCAGGCTCTGA